The Populus nigra chromosome 4, ddPopNigr1.1, whole genome shotgun sequence genome contains the following window.
GTTTCCTGATTTTCTGTATAGGTTCTTCACCATGCATGTTGGGTTCCTTCATCAACTTCTTTATTGCTACTCTCACTGTCGCAATATTCTCATTAGAATCTTGTTTTAATCACAGCTACTTGCGAAAgtgtaaaacataaaacattaaCAGTAGTGAgtgtttattttcttcttgttaggAAAACTTTATGATGaaggagaatttttttttaatatatagctttatattaaaagatataatttttaatcgaattatatgaaaatttttctaaaaaatctcAGAGGCAATGTTTCTGACCCGTAACTCATAAATTAACCCATGCTGTGACCTATTCTCCTTTTCAGGTCAATCACCAAGCCAGGTGTgacaaccataatttttttttttttggtcatgaATATAAATGCTGAAAATATTGGTGGTGGTGAGAGAATCGTCATTCATATAAAGAACGAACGGGGTCTTTCTTCTTTATCTGGGCTTAGTTTAGGGCATTTAGCCTATGGTTCTGGACCTCCGTTCGTTTCTTAGTTCACCGCTTTCGTTTGAGGCTTTAACTTTTGTTATTAAGCCCATTGACTTTAAAAGTCCATTTAAGTTCTGCCAACCATGCTCAATGTAAGACCATCATTCCAGGCTTCCAGCAACAGAatgtatgattttttaaaacttatctaATCAAGTCTATTTGTACACTCCAGCGGAACCAAGTCATTAGTCGACCAAGGCAACTCAAGTTTATTTGTTGaattcatgttattttcatgcttaattatacaaaatcaactttaattgacttattttataactaatttataaaaaaatcaacaaaccttaaacaataatttaactACAATTATACCAATCATGAATTAActataaaaccataaaattaacaGCAACGTAGGATGTTTATTGTATTCTTTAGACTGGAAAGTGGTTGTGGCTCTGAGGTGGCGGTTTCTAATGAGAAAAACATGCTTCAAGGCTTGGAGAAGAAGGAGATGCGATTTCTTGGTGTTTTAGTTGTTTGTGAGATtttgagagagggagggagatggttgttagttttttaaaagagaaagggagaaaaagGTGTGTTTTGTTATGAGAGAAGAAGGGAGGCTGAGGTTTCATTTTGTGACATGTCGCAATTTCAAACTTGAGAGGGCAATTTGTTTCGCTTTATAAGCGCGATATTCATGAAATGTCACACTTCTTAATCATAACAAGTTGAAATTGTACTATTTTgccaattactttttaaaattgtattactccaatatttttaatttactatactattttttttaaaaaaataaagatgatgaaattgtaaaaaaaatcaattaaaaatttattttaaacaaaacaaataacaatcaaaagaataagaaccaaatttgagagattaaaagattaaagtggatgaaattaaaaagaaattctaattttataaattactcagtagaattatttcaaatattaaaggatggaataaaaaaaaatatcaatttagaaaaattagccaaataaaattcaataaagaataacaaataaaaagagcCGAGATAACTTGAGTCATTTAAGAAATCAgtgaaaattctaaataaaacaaataaataaaaatgatggagCATAGTCTCGAATTAAATGAATGTTATATGATGAAACTGAGAAAACATGAACtcaaagaaaagggaaaaaaaacaagtgaaccTGAGCAAACCTCTTAAACTTAGGTTGATCTCTAAAATTTACAACTCGTGCAATCTTATAcctaaactcaattaaaaagattaaattgtgtttaaggatgaaataaaaaaatatatatcaaattaaaatattttccagagtaaaaaaaatagcaataaaaaaataaggatcatatttgataggaaaaataaatttaaggaggatgaaattgtaaaaaaataaaataaaaataatcccaaataaaaaaaatagcactaaaagaataaagattaaatttaaaaaataaagaaaatagaagggttgaaattgaaaagaaattctaattttatatattattcaaacaaaagaaatagTTTTCAAAGGACACGGACCAAAtgtcaagggaaaaaaatgaagggacaagtttgaaattttaaaaggaaTGGCATATAATTCAAGttggaaagagaagaagaaaaaaaataattgcatgTGCCAAACCAGAGGTTAGTTTGTCGCATCAGTCATCCCATAACAGGAAATGTGTTGAGATCTTTTAAACACTACCATGTAAAATAGTGTTTGGTAACCAAATAACCATGTATGCATAGTCTAAAAGGTGCATGGATTATATACCTGCTAGCATGTGCGTAAtacatttcatttgtttttaaaataatatttaataaatacttaaatataaaatacccTAGAGTCTCCTtgatattaaccaaaaaatGGTAAAAGAACCAAAAAGTCATTGTAAGAGAGAGTTTGGTAGAATTTATCTTTAGAGGTAATAAagtcatttaattatttaaaaaaatcaagaagactAAGATGCCCCTAATGTaagttaagttattttttaattacgtggaaaatatgtaatttttttgtgcataaaaataaaaagactaatttACCCCTATATAATCTAAAAAGAACAATGCTAATACGAAGAAAAGACCATATAGACTCCGATGcttaaatcaatgattttttttttcaaggataaTTTCATAACTACACTTTTACAGTATTCTTGATAAACAGTAATTTTGCTATgagaattaggtttttttttttaatttgttattgtcTACTTTATTTACTTTCAGTGTTAATCCTATGGCAGCGATAGCTTTTGCTTGTCTTTCTCCAGCAATGGAAAGCTAGTCCTGGGAATATGAAAGCGATACCTTTTGGTTGCCCTCTGTCATGGATCTATTCATTTGGAACATAGACCCATCTCAAGCAGCCAGCAAAAGATGAGAGTTGAGACCATAGCAGAAAGGACCAGCAGCAGCTATCGACACAAGAACAAACAAAGAATGGACCAAGCAGGCTACATATAACAACTAGCTTTCTCTCCCATTTGTGTCAGGGAAGAGCTGACGCCAAACATGCACCCAAACATGCACTTGGGTGAGCATTTTGGCTTGGGAATGGGGAGATTCCGCTCTAAGAATTAACAATGggcatttttttcatttattatatttttcaaagcgACAATTTGCAAATAATTCGCCATTAGGAGAAGATATATCGCTAATGAAATCTACCTCACATCAAATAAGGAACAAACTGCActataaaaacatcaaacttCCTACTTCTGAAACACCATGAACTTAATATGCCCTTTTGCGAATCGAGAACTTTAAATATGCAAATAGTAAAAACAGCGGGATGATCTCAAAATATACACAGTTTAACCTTCTAATTCCCTCGAGATTGTTGTAGGCAATTCAGGGTAGCTAGTTCCTACTCAGTTGCAGAGTGACCACGACCTCCAAATTCATTTGTTCCAATGCGACAAGTCTACAACAGTACATCACAAAAAAACAAGTAACATCctaaacaacaacaaacaacAGACACCCGCAAAGCCATTCACCATGCTGAAGTGTAAGAGGGCAGCTACGAGCTCAACTGAACAACACCACTAATAATGGagtaaaacttgaaaaaaaaaaaaaaacaaaccccaATACCGAGACTTGTAGGAAAATTGTGATTAGAATAACTCCCTCAGTCTATACATGCCTATAGGTGTAGCAGTCTCCTATTCTTGGTCAGCCAAACAAGCACCTTCTGCCCATAGATATTGCTGATCATCATTTGACTGTTCCTTTCTATCAGAGCAATTAAACCTCTTTGGACTTCACCCTGCTCTTGCAAAAATGGGAAGAGGACAACAAATGATCAAAGCCCGCTTGATTTTGTGCTTAAAATACGCCTGATacagtaaaagaaaaaataaaaggtactAAACCTATACTAGTCATGCATGAAGTAGGTAGTAGCAAAGTTTAGGCGAGCTTGGCAAAACTTCTCGAAATTTTTTTCGAAAAGCACTATGGCTCTTCATATTGATGGAATATATTTCATAAAACTATTACGTGATCTAACAACCATTAAAAGGCCTATTAACTACTAATCATTGTCAAAATGGAATTTCAACAAATGCAAGTCTAAAACCATCATCACCCCAGTACAGAGACTGATTTTGAGTTAAGTAGTCTACCAAACGAACCAAAGAACAGTACACAATCTCTGAGAAAATCAAAGATGTAACAGACTCAGTTCCTCACAGAAAAATATGTCTCTCATGTTGAGAATTGACTAGAATATATTCAGACCAATTCAAGCAGTTTGAGCCTGGGAAATCCAGATTGTCAATACACTCGCACTATAAAGTTCAATTAAACAACAGGAATGGCATATAGAAACAATTTGATACTGATATTCTCAGTTAGATATGTTGAAGAATAAAGTGATGCTTACTGTCTGCACATTACACCTGGTTTGCAGTTATCCAACAAGCAGGTGAGATATATCTTGGAGTGCAATGATCTAACCTGAGATACTGATAGTGCCTTCTGGATAACAAAGTTTCCGAAAGGATCCACAAGGAGCATGGAAGCACCTGGATTGCTTAGCAACTCCAAGATTATTTGTGTGGATTGATCCTCACTTGTTGTTAACAAGCACTTCTCCACAACATTACTTCCATACTTGTTACACGAAAGAGCCATGTAACTCCCTTCAAACTGTGTGAGGAGATTTTCTGTGACTTGTGGCATCTTTAAATCCAGAATATGTTGCACTACATAGTTTCTAGAGAAAATTATGGAAAATTACAAGAACCATATTAAGTTAATATTACGCTTGAATGTGTAGTAAAGCATTGATGAGGTTTAGTAAAACAAACCCATAATGATCTTCAGCCAGGAGTAGTGCATTTGCTATGATCTCAGCTACCAATCGATCTCTGTGTTCTCCCTCAGAGTATTCAACACATCGCTGCAGCACACAGCATCCACTCTTGTTGGTTGCAATCTCAAAGCACTTTTCTGCCACCTGTTTCAAAATATACTgcaaaagaaaatccactatCAGATAATCATGAAGCGAAAATATGATTTGGTTTCAGGCAATATTTTAATTGCAGAATAACAGCAAGTCTAGCTTGTTGAAGATAACAAGTGCATCAAAAAAGAGGATTACAAGTGTTAGAGCAAAAAGTTCCAATATCCTGTAATTTTACAGCAGATTTTGGTGATGAAATACCTATATTTCCCTATTTCACATTTTATGCAAGTCTAATTGTGGAACGACGTTGAGATAGAATGCCTTGTAAAAGAAGGTGATGGACAGAAACAAGAAAGTGAGGAAATTATGATAGAACGTTAGAGAGGAAGATAAGAGAAACATGAGGCAACAGACATAAAATAACCCATGGTAAATAGGTAACACTATGGATTCAAACGAAAAGATTTTAGAAAGCTGTGGATCCAACCACGGCAAGATCAAGTAATATTTCCATTATTACAGCCTACAAACTACCATAAGTTTTTGCAAGCTTGTTGATGTTCCCAAGCTTTACACCTTAATTCAGGTGGTGGAGATGTAATGTTTATAGCTATATCCTCCCCCCAAACTGCACACCAATGATTAGGCACAGAAAAACGTTTCACATCCAGTCTAAAAAAGAGCTTGTAGAAAGGAAGAACCTTGCAAAGTCCCAAAGATTCAAATCcaaatcaaagcataacatGTGGAAGTCCTGATATTCTAAAGAATGAACTATGAAGAGAGCAcggaataaacaaataattaaagacAGGAGAAAATCAATACAAGCTATACGAAAATAAGGGTTTcattttacaagtttttatgaaatttctgaaaattttgctaaaattttttcaattgttaTAGCAGGTAAGGGTCAAAGTTGGCCCAAGAAATCCTGTGCTGATATTTTCAAACCTCAGTCAGCTATATAATTAGCTAAAGTAGCCTATCACTTTACTTCAGAAATCTCTGATATGGTGTTTACAATAGCTCACATCAGATGTTCACGACAACTAAAACAAGAGAATTTCAACTTgcaaattgatttgaaactctattgcaaattttttttaaaaaagggcgCAAAATCAGAAGCAATCAGAACAGAAGCCATAAAGTTATCATAGATCCCAGCCAGATGAATAATGAGTGCGACCAGTGTATATCAAGTGCAAGCAATGGCATAAACTTATACTAAACTTCTTCAAAAGAACCCCAACAAAAGCCAAAGCTATGGAAGCCTATGACAACCCACAGAGAAGTTGCCAGCTATCATTTATTGAGAAAAGTGACTAAAGTTATAAAAGTGTGGGAGAAAAAATTGCAGCCCTTTTCTTCcccataaaagataaaagattttCACAATCTTAAACGAAAGATTCCACTGGAAACGGTTAAATATTCAGGATTTTAGGCTATAGCATAAATGCATATACAAAAAGGAGAATATTGCAGTAGTAATTGCACCTCTAAGAAGTTCAGGTGGATGGGGAAAACTAGAATTTGTTTATAACCCAACTAAGTATCCATTAAGTCAaacttaaaagatgaaaaaattgaattattcaaaGATAGAAAAGGGTATAAAAAAGAACTTAATCGATAAACAAATTCACTTGACAGAGACAAAATgtgaaaacaagtaaaataatcACCACGTTGAAGGGAAGTGATGGAGCAAATTATCTAGAACACAAAGAGCAGCAGGACAAGAAATAATAACCCATATTACACTCCATCAGAGATATGAAATAATAACTCAGATTACACTATAGAGATATAACACAGGATTGCAACaaactatttgttttttgggGGTGGGGGGTTCAATGAATTGAAGATCACCTTATTGTCTTGAGGAGAAAAATGCTTCACAGAATGCTGGATCACATGATGACCATTGGAATCCTTTATCAATGCAACAGCACCTTGGTTTAGAGCTGATACAACTAAAGAAACTTGCAGAGGGTTTGTAATACAATTCAACAACTTCTGTACAGCCCGAGTTCTATTgccaaaaagaataaataaatcaattcaaCAGTTATTATAGTAAGAAGAAACAAACTTAGCTGCTGTATGTCAGTTTctttaagcaaaaacaaaagacaGATACCACATTCTCAATTTGCACAGAAAATAGGAATGAATAAAATAACAGCCGAATGTATGTACATACCCATGCACATCAAGACAAATCCTCACGAGTTGAAAATCCGTTCGAGTTAGCATTCGCAAAACCCGAGTCCTCTGTTCCTCACTAATCACCTCTATAAGCTTTTGTA
Protein-coding sequences here:
- the LOC133692003 gene encoding pumilio homolog 12-like — its product is MDPYQQQQRRRFLAGTAPFPPETPFSRLIDQSLASPETSTQNPYLETLESVFLRLNVSHDNQTLYSGSHDNIFNGSVVDFKILDDLASSGQVGFLPTQNNDINALGATRVQDFVHNPMMAASNSDLRSNTFVYGGAYQNPNLNNRRGVMQRESHYGSMNNVLVSKSQNYGRRPPWLQDYVSWEDLSGKIVALAKDQHGCKFLQRLIESATREQIDMLFYEVIDYVGGLIADPFGNYVVQKLIEVISEEQRTRVLRMLTRTDFQLVRICLDVHGTRAVQKLLNCITNPLQVSLVVSALNQGAVALIKDSNGHHVIQHSVKHFSPQDNKYILKQVAEKCFEIATNKSGCCVLQRCVEYSEGEHRDRLVAEIIANALLLAEDHYGNYVVQHILDLKMPQVTENLLTQFEGSYMALSCNKYGSNVVEKCLLTTSEDQSTQIILELLSNPGASMLLVDPFGNFVIQKALSVSQGEVQRGLIALIERNSQMMISNIYGQKVLVWLTKNRRLLHL